One part of the Candidatus Anaeroferrophillus wilburensis genome encodes these proteins:
- a CDS encoding PAS domain S-box protein, with amino-acid sequence MKLRLIFLVLSLLAFLSVATGGYLYYASLKEAAFAEAERQAVNRVEIIQKNLATFLSENIRPVRLLAGMSPLARLLREETAESRHAAEALLDYFQQTLAVDVCYLMNTRGVTVASSNRHDDDSFVGQNFAFRPYFQRAVSGQPAIYLALGITSGKRGAYYSHPVCGSSGAPEGVVVIKASLRQIEKELGSSSNEIVMVTDPQGVVFIANRPEWLYHLLWQRSPAETARLAASLQFGSGPWPWIGFVFNGGKYARDSSGEQYLMHRLEIGNYPGWQVVHMRSLTEISRIVSDPLVRVTGPTVMTLCVLIGVSVFLLYHKASHEIVQRKTAEEALRQSEERYRSIYHQTPAMLHSVNSEGRLVSVSDHWLDILGYERQEVVGRPLADFLAPESRVFAYEQVIPEFFQAGFCKDVAYRFMKKNGQSMDVLLSAIGDRDQNGKITRSLAVSIDITERRRAEKALQQAKEELSRYSRDLERQVKKRTEEISGILKYTPAVIYIKDQAGRCLLVNSRYEELFGVCNEVVRGRTDDQFLPWEVAEQFQRHDRQVLETGHSKQMVERISQEDGLHTYLSVKFPIYDEQGKPSGVCGIATDITALKKAQDQLRRLSGSVMESQEKERSAIARGLHDELGQLLTALRLDAAWIEERLRFNDPQAAERALAMGSLIDRTIDEVRSIALRLRPGILDDLGLVDALEWQATDFERRTGIACAFKRAMMPSINSVLATAAYRIAQEALTNVARHAAAEEVTIELNVEHDRLLLAVIDNGCGFDPAVLSESQGLGVAGMRERASLVGGTLYLQSHPGRGTRVTFMVPMEGENYRG; translated from the coding sequence GAAGCGGAGCGCCAGGCGGTAAACCGGGTGGAGATTATTCAGAAAAACCTGGCCACCTTTCTGTCGGAGAATATCAGGCCGGTGCGGCTCTTGGCCGGTATGTCTCCTCTGGCGCGCCTGCTGCGTGAGGAAACCGCCGAATCCCGACATGCGGCTGAAGCCCTGCTGGATTATTTTCAGCAGACGTTGGCTGTTGATGTCTGCTACCTGATGAACACCCGGGGCGTGACGGTTGCATCCAGCAACCGCCACGATGATGACAGTTTTGTCGGTCAGAATTTCGCTTTCCGTCCCTATTTCCAGCGGGCGGTCAGCGGGCAGCCGGCCATCTACTTGGCGCTGGGGATTACCTCCGGGAAACGGGGGGCTTATTACAGCCATCCGGTATGTGGATCCAGCGGGGCTCCGGAAGGGGTGGTGGTCATCAAGGCTTCCCTGAGGCAGATAGAGAAGGAGTTGGGCTCCAGCAGCAACGAGATCGTTATGGTTACCGATCCCCAGGGGGTGGTGTTTATCGCCAACCGGCCCGAATGGCTGTATCATCTTCTCTGGCAGCGATCACCCGCCGAGACAGCGAGGCTGGCCGCCTCGCTGCAGTTCGGTTCCGGTCCCTGGCCCTGGATAGGTTTTGTTTTTAATGGCGGAAAATATGCCCGCGACAGCAGTGGGGAGCAGTATTTGATGCACCGGCTGGAGATCGGCAACTACCCAGGCTGGCAGGTGGTCCATATGCGTAGTCTTACGGAAATTTCGCGCATTGTTTCCGACCCTCTTGTTCGGGTTACCGGTCCCACCGTGATGACTTTGTGTGTTCTTATCGGTGTCTCGGTGTTTCTACTCTACCACAAAGCCAGCCATGAAATTGTCCAGCGCAAGACGGCGGAGGAGGCCCTGCGTCAGAGCGAGGAGCGCTACCGTTCCATCTATCACCAGACGCCGGCTATGCTCCATTCTGTCAATTCCGAGGGGCGGCTGGTGAGCGTCAGCGACCATTGGTTGGACATCCTTGGTTATGAGCGGCAGGAGGTTGTCGGCCGGCCGCTGGCGGATTTTCTCGCCCCTGAGTCGCGCGTTTTTGCCTATGAACAGGTGATTCCCGAATTTTTTCAGGCCGGCTTTTGCAAGGATGTGGCCTATCGCTTTATGAAAAAAAACGGCCAATCTATGGATGTCTTGCTTTCTGCCATTGGTGATCGGGACCAGAACGGTAAGATAACCCGTTCTTTGGCGGTGTCTATCGATATTACCGAACGGCGACGAGCCGAAAAAGCCCTGCAGCAGGCCAAGGAGGAGTTGAGCCGCTATTCGCGTGATCTTGAGCGGCAGGTGAAAAAAAGAACCGAGGAGATCAGCGGTATTCTCAAGTATACTCCGGCGGTTATCTATATCAAGGACCAGGCTGGCCGCTGCCTGCTGGTTAATTCCCGTTACGAAGAATTGTTCGGAGTGTGCAATGAGGTGGTGCGGGGGAGGACGGATGATCAATTTCTGCCATGGGAGGTCGCCGAACAGTTTCAGCGTCATGATCGGCAAGTTCTTGAAACGGGGCATTCAAAACAGATGGTGGAAAGAATTTCCCAGGAGGATGGTCTTCATACCTATCTGTCGGTAAAATTCCCCATCTACGATGAGCAGGGTAAACCCAGTGGAGTCTGTGGCATAGCTACGGACATTACTGCCTTGAAAAAAGCCCAGGACCAGCTGCGCCGCCTGTCGGGCAGTGTCATGGAAAGCCAGGAAAAGGAGCGCTCTGCCATTGCCAGGGGCCTTCACGATGAACTGGGGCAGTTGCTCACCGCCCTGCGGCTCGATGCCGCCTGGATCGAAGAAAGGTTGCGGTTCAATGATCCCCAGGCGGCCGAGCGCGCTTTGGCTATGGGCAGCCTGATTGATAGAACCATTGATGAGGTACGCAGTATAGCCTTACGGTTGCGGCCGGGCATTCTCGATGATCTTGGTCTGGTTGATGCTTTGGAATGGCAGGCGACTGATTTTGAACGGCGAACTGGTATTGCCTGTGCCTTTAAGCGGGCCATGATGCCTTCGATCAACAGTGTCCTGGCTACTGCCGCCTATCGTATTGCCCAGGAAGCATTGACTAATGTGGCCCGCCACGCGGCGGCCGAAGAGGTGACCATAGAACTTAACGTGGAACATGACCGGCTCCTGCTTGCCGTGATTGACAATGGCTGTGGTTTTGATCCAGCGGTACTTTCCGAATCCCAAGGGTTGGGGGTGGCCGGCATGCGTGAGCGGGCTTCCCTGGTGGGGGGGACACTGTATTTGCAGTCTCATCCAGGCCGTGGAACCCGGGTGACCTTTATGGTCCCTATGGAAGGGGAAAATTATCGTGGATAA
- a CDS encoding response regulator transcription factor — protein MKVLLADDHSIVRAGLARIIDESGDLIVVAEAEDGQQALQLAQKKRPDVAVIDISMPGQDGLEISSQLLSIIPQLPIVILTMHEEEQYVVRAVEVGVMGYVTKRSAPEHLVMAIRSVYGGSRYLTQEATEMLALRLVRGIQGQSPLDSLSTRELQVLRQLAQGQTNREIAEAYHISTKTVDTYRFRLLKKLNLRNNAELSRFAIQNHLIEV, from the coding sequence ATTAAGGTTCTGCTGGCCGATGACCACAGTATTGTGCGGGCTGGTCTGGCCAGGATTATTGACGAAAGTGGTGACCTTATCGTTGTTGCTGAAGCTGAAGATGGTCAGCAGGCGTTGCAGCTGGCACAGAAAAAACGTCCTGATGTCGCAGTCATTGATATTTCCATGCCGGGCCAGGATGGGTTGGAAATTTCCAGCCAGCTTTTGTCGATTATTCCGCAGTTGCCGATTGTTATTTTAACCATGCATGAGGAAGAGCAGTATGTGGTGCGCGCCGTGGAAGTGGGGGTGATGGGCTACGTCACCAAGCGCTCTGCTCCTGAACATCTGGTGATGGCCATCCGCAGTGTATATGGCGGTTCCCGCTATCTGACCCAGGAGGCTACCGAGATGCTGGCCTTGCGCCTTGTCCGCGGCATACAGGGCCAGTCACCGCTGGATTCACTGTCGACAAGGGAGCTGCAGGTGTTGCGGCAACTGGCCCAGGGGCAAACCAACCGTGAAATTGCTGAAGCGTACCATATCAGCACCAAGACCGTTGATACCTACCGATTCCGTTTGCTGAAAAAACTCAATTTGCGCAATAATGCCGAATTATCCCGCTTTGCTATCCAGAACCATCTCATTGAAGTCTGA
- a CDS encoding ABC transporter substrate-binding protein, whose translation MKKNILLGFVCLLVLGFAFVPARAVAADSVKVGVVLPLTGAMAKFGEIEKLSFDLALEEINAAGGINGKKLELLIEDTTGRPDVGRSVVEKLITKDKVVMVGGGYSSSVTYAAAGVCQQNQVPFLVNTGSADKITTSGWDYIFRLNPPVSKYASAVESLLQEVVKPQTVAILHENSLFGTKGASAFEKTCDNLGYKVVLKEGYEHGGIDFKPVLVQVKQKNPDIVYMISYVMDAALIMKQAKELKLTPKMFVGAGAGFTLPEFQQNAGVAGDKLISATLWHQVLPYPGAMDYYNKFLAKFNKTTEYHGAEAYAACYVIADALKRAKSFSSADVRQALLETDMMTVFGPVKFGDWGKMKNQNTAETYVVQWIDGNLELVWPKVCAGVKCTTSEFVYPVDWLKSWGY comes from the coding sequence ATGAAAAAGAACATTCTCTTGGGATTCGTTTGTCTTTTGGTGCTGGGTTTTGCTTTTGTTCCAGCTCGGGCCGTGGCTGCTGATTCGGTCAAGGTCGGAGTGGTCCTGCCGCTCACCGGTGCCATGGCCAAGTTTGGGGAGATTGAAAAATTATCCTTTGACTTGGCGTTGGAAGAGATCAACGCCGCCGGCGGCATCAACGGCAAAAAGCTGGAACTGCTCATCGAGGATACCACCGGCCGGCCGGATGTGGGTCGCTCGGTGGTGGAGAAGCTGATCACCAAGGATAAGGTGGTCATGGTTGGCGGCGGCTACAGCAGTTCGGTGACTTATGCCGCCGCTGGTGTCTGCCAGCAGAATCAGGTGCCCTTCCTGGTCAATACCGGTTCCGCCGATAAAATTACCACCTCCGGCTGGGACTATATTTTCCGTCTCAATCCACCGGTAAGCAAGTATGCCAGTGCCGTTGAGTCCCTCCTTCAGGAGGTGGTGAAACCGCAGACGGTGGCTATTTTGCATGAAAACTCCCTGTTCGGCACTAAAGGGGCAAGCGCTTTTGAAAAAACCTGTGACAATCTGGGCTACAAGGTTGTCCTGAAAGAAGGTTATGAGCACGGCGGCATTGATTTTAAGCCGGTGCTTGTTCAGGTGAAACAGAAAAACCCTGATATTGTCTACATGATCTCCTACGTCATGGACGCCGCTTTAATCATGAAGCAGGCCAAGGAGCTCAAGCTGACCCCGAAGATGTTTGTCGGCGCCGGCGCCGGTTTTACCCTGCCCGAGTTTCAGCAGAATGCCGGGGTGGCCGGCGACAAGCTCATCTCCGCCACCCTTTGGCACCAAGTGCTGCCGTATCCGGGGGCGATGGACTACTATAACAAGTTTCTTGCCAAGTTTAATAAAACCACTGAATATCACGGTGCCGAAGCTTATGCCGCTTGCTATGTGATTGCCGATGCCCTTAAACGGGCAAAATCATTCTCCAGTGCTGATGTCAGGCAGGCCCTGCTGGAAACAGATATGATGACCGTCTTTGGACCGGTGAAGTTTGGTGATTGGGGTAAGATGAAAAACCAGAATACGGCTGAGACTTATGTGGTCCAGTGGATCGATGGTAACCTGGAGCTGGTGTGGCCGAAAGTCTGTGCCGGCGTTAAATGCACCACCAGCGAGTTTGTGTATCCCGTTGACTGGTTGAAATCCTGGGGTTATTAA